A window from Primulina huaijiensis isolate GDHJ02 chromosome 11, ASM1229523v2, whole genome shotgun sequence encodes these proteins:
- the LOC140988349 gene encoding DNA polymerase-like gives MVLNGICLRSSNATDKERRVLYYSQQRCSTSSAETYNGSWYNLQSNISSVGSKTVYPGSIYASTSFKEPYYRAIDFEVLTLAFIQLIEMYAYNLECDYLKITIGYTMILPSSSDLSFTLGKAIPLCDPLGSSIPKKRIYDMIEQLVMLYGEQYQEAMVKAVFIRIYYESKEKLIPKSIELPNINIEDILNVIDSEIDSGKLPDVKSLISVKSRTPIKVTTIKGVRPECYPFIVADLETILVNNVHVPYAAGYLVVKSGDDLTSKPSIHTFFSEDHIPFYHTFEERSERILHDFFYNLEVSVLNIYSTRLRTIYFHNFSRFDGIIILRYFADRHKYKIRTLFRNHKLYELKIYLGDKLLFRFRDSCTLLPSSLATLGKTLCPELGSKGSIPHEDLKVSNLQVSREELINYLRQDILLLGGVMLKAQEVNWSKYHIDIEEVMTLSSLSLKIFRMHYLDDKTFPIHIPTQNQDTFIRRAYYGGHVDVYKPYGENLYYYDVNSLYPYIMKSYPMPCGVPVWRNNLESVELDSLFGFIEAYVVCPTNISRPFLPYKDQYGTLIFPTGKFIGVFYSEELKFARDLGYEIIPLRGYLFEKKSSPFESFISHLYESRLDAKKRGDEAMTFIYKILMNSLYGRFGMNPESTVTEICDQKRYEELMKKDTFQSAEKLTDHYYIVNYITNFSGSDDDWKPPRMSAVQLSAAITACARIHMYPHISRPDCYYTDTDSIVLGSPLPEDQISSSELGKFKLEHQVHRGIFLAPKSYMLEIEDERDIIKHRGPAKDLVTSEWFVRQLADLSQTEKIPTGANFRID, from the coding sequence ATGGTTCTTAATGGGATATGTTTGAGGAGTTCTAATGCCACTGATAAAGAACGGAGAGTCTTATATTATAGTCAACAGAGGTGTTCTACCTCCTCAGCTGAAACGTATAATGGTTCTTGGTATAATTTACAAAGTAATATATCTTCTGTTGGATCGAAAACTGTGTATCCAGGATCTATCTATGCTTCTACTAGTTTTAAAGAACCATACTATCGAGCTATTGATTTTGAAGTTCTAACATTAGCCTTCATACAATTGATCGAGATGTATGCTTACAATTTAGAATGTGACTATTTGAAAATAACTATTGGTTATACTATGATATTACCATCATCTAGCGATTTGTCATTTACTTTAGGTAAGGCTATTCCATTGTGTGATCCTTTAGGTTCTAGTATCCCCAAAAAGAGGATCTATGATATGATTGAACAACTAGTGATGTTATACGGTGAACAATATCAGGAAGCTATGGTTAAAGCTGTCTTTATTCGTATCTATTATGAATCTAAGGAAAAGTTGATCCCTAAATCAATAGAATTACCTAATATAAATATAGAAGATATTCTAAATGTTATAGATTCTGAAATAGATAGTGGTAAACTACCAGATGTCAAATCACTTATTTCTGTAAAGAGTCGTACTCCCATTAAAGTAACCACAATCAAAGGTGTGAGACCAGAATGTTATCCTTTCATAGTAGCCGATTTAGAGACTATACTAGTCAATAATGTTCATGTTCCTTACGCTGCAGGTTACTTAGTGGTGAAATCAGGTGACGATCTTACTTCCAAACCTTCGATACACACCTTTTTCAGTGAAGATCACATACCTTTCTATCATACCTTTGAAGAAAGGAGTGAAAGAATATTACATGATTTTTTCTATAATTTGGAAGTCTCAGTTCTAAACATATATAGTACTCGTCTTCGAACAATTTATTTCCATAATTTCTCCCGATTTGATGGTATTATAATTCTTAGGTATTTTGCTGATCGTCATAAGTATAAAATCAGAACCTTGTTTAGAAATCATAAGCTTTACGAGTTGAAAATCTATCTTGGCGATAAGTTACTCTTCCGTTTCAGAGATTCATGCACATTACTCCCTAGCTCTCTTGCAACATTGGGAAAGACATTATGTCCTGAATTAGGTTCTAAAGGCTCCATCCCACATGAGGATTTGAAAGTCTCTAATCTTCAGGTTTCTAGAGAGGAATTGATAAACTATCTTCGACAAGACATCCTTCTATTAGGTGGTGTGATGTTGAAGGCTCAAGAGGTTAATTGGTCTAAGTATCATATTGATATCGAGGAGGTGATGACATTGTCATCGCTTTCACTTAAAATATTTCGTATGCATTATTTGGATGATAAGACCTTTCCTATCCATATACCTACTCAAAACCAAGATACTTTCATAAGGCGTGCCTATTATGGGGGTCATGTTGATGTCTATAAGCCCTATGGTGAGAATCTTTACTATTATGATGTGAACTCATTATATCCATATATTATGAAATCTTACCCTATGCCTTGTGGTGTACCAGTATGGCGGAATAATTTGGAAAGCGTTGAATTAGATAGCTTGTTTGGCTTTATTGAGGCCTATGTAGTATGTCCTACTAATATATCACGTCCGTTCTTGCCTTATAAGGATCAATATGGTACTTTAATCTTTCCTACAGGTAAATTCATTGGAGTCTTTTATAGCGAAGAGTTGAAGTTTGCACGTGATTTAGGTTACGAGATTATCCCTCTTAGGGGATATTTGTTTGAGAAGAAGTCAAGTCCTTTCGAAAGCTTTATATCACACCTCTATGAAAGCAGACTAGATGCTAAGAAAAGAGGTGATGAAGCTATGACATTTATATATAAGATTCTCATGAACTCTCTCTATGGTAGATTTGGTATGAATCCTGAGAGTACAGTAACAGAGATCTGCGATCAAAAGAGATATGAAGAATTGATGAAGAAGGATACTTTTCAATCAGCAGAGAAGCTTACCGATCATTACTATATTGTGAATTACATTACCAATTTTAGTGGCTCTGATGACGACTGGAAACCTCCTAGGATGTCGGCTGTTCAATTGTCAGCAGCTATAACTGCTTGTGCTCGCATTCATATGTACCCACACATTTCCAGACCTGACTGTTACTACACGGATACTGACTCTATAGTTCTAGGAAGTCCTCTACCTGAGGATCAAATCTCTTCAAGTGAATTGGGTAAGTTTAAACTCGAGCACCAAGTACATAGAGGTATCTTCTTAGCACCCAAGAGTTACATGCTAGAGATAGAAGATGAGAGAGATATTATCAAGCACAGGGGCCCTGCTAAAGATTTAGTAACATCTGAATGGTTTGTAAGGCAATTAGCTGATCTATCTCAAACCGAGAAGATCCCCACTGGTGCTAACTTCAGAATTGATTGA
- the LOC140988350 gene encoding probable DNA-directed RNA polymerase produces the protein MSYLLLNEDLARKTNLIQHPDNKIQDVYMYMLYEFKEFLHHQINDKCKMEIIESKLDRKLIKSLFMPLIYGKTVISMDMDIREKYGLLLSRKDSYNLAKLGIAYLNNKYPDIVNFMKLISIISWFSSVMDRAVVYSITYFTTRQDYMSFIKEKIYVYERNSKKKRRVTIYVPSMERDMRKTQSSACANFIHQKDAYIAMKVVESLLSLRAPIYTVHDNFITTPPYVRIVPDIYTQVFINMGFPLKIINAFIKSNLISPYNQNNIPSPLYLSMDDEEPIPSDFLIDLLNSHWPENYRTKTKKQIWEKKVSDLVKYYNNYVDAVCDRKPQLNDSGVSCDYLYEGKWLNFKKLIENRSYNYSVHY, from the coding sequence ATGAGTTATTTATTGCTTAACGAAGATCTAGCTAGGAAAACGAATCTTATTCAACACCCTGATAATAAAATACAAGATGTATACATGTACATGCTCTATGAGTTTAAGGAGTTTTTGCATCATCAAATCAATGATAAGTGTAAAATGGAAATCATAGAATCTAAACTAGATAGAAAGCTCATCAAAAGTCTATTCATGCCGTTGATCTATGGTAAGACAGTTATCAGCATGGATATGGATATTAGGGAGAAATATGGTCTATTGCTAAGCCGAAAAGATAGCTATAACCTCGCTAAACTTGGCATTGCTTATTTGAACAATAAATATCCAGACatagtcaattttatgaagttGATTTCCATCATAAGTTGGTTTAGTTCTGTAATGGATAGAGCAGTTGTCTATAGTATAACCTATTTCACTACAAGACAGGATTATATGTCTTTCATAAAAGAAAAGATATATGTTTATGAAAGGAATAGCAAAAAGAAAAGACGGGTAACTATCTATGTACCTTCTATGGAGAGGGATATGCGAAAGACTCAATCCTCAGCATGCGCTAACTTTATTCATCAGAAGGATGCTTACATTGCCATGAAAGTAGTAGAATCATTATTGAGTCTACGTGCACCTATATACACGGTACATgataattttataacaactcCGCCTTACGTAAGAATAGTTCCTGATATATATACCCAGGTCTTTATTAATATGGGTTTTCCACTTAAAATCATCAATGCTTTTATTAAGAGTAATCTTATTTCTCCATACAACCAAAATAACATTCCATCACCCTTATACTTGTCCATGGATGATGAAGAACCTATTCCATCTGATTTTCTTATAGATTTATTGAATTCACATTGGCCTGAGAATTATAGAACTAAAACTAAAAAACAAATATGGGAAAAAAAGGTTTCAGACTTGGTTAAGTATTACAACAACTATGTAGATGCTGTGTGCGATAGAAAACCTCAATTGAATGATTCAGGGGTGTCTTGTGATTACCTTTATGAAGGGAAGTGGTTGAATTTTAAGAAACTTATAGAGAACAGAAGTTATAATTACAGCGTACATTATTAA
- the LOC140988351 gene encoding probable DNA-directed RNA polymerase encodes MIKIRCTIWAGSLPFNRRFLSIDSLNNNTTINEFLNTFYRDLEDRESFLHDLHGGIEYDDGHMFKSQVINLLNDKKKDGRIYLTEIELHKLQMNIEDLTMQFDEYSIFKESHNIIKILVGNDLICAKSYLYKYLPLSVYNSTIAQFGQYTLEAIIVYVLGLLYNCIQESSVVRVVTLIEKLDSTVRTQANIINKKNLVSKTATSSKEGGIKRKRGNKYEIGIRLLEFMIERQLIYIETFIADGKKAVVKEKGKGYLESNLFAVCNFKLSLLPLKLNLPMVCKPKDWELKSDVDKTKPMMLSDMRGGYLSDPTLDIYNRLSLISSRNLSNFNIELHDSKYKELCFILNGLQNQGFKINKIMLEFIKRNRATLEKLGYLMSRKLIHVNLKEAYDYLRISYFKNNAIQKVCGLSFLFKDLATRLQAARYEDSIIRLASAYDDYIFYLPAFMDFRGRIYRSGILHFHERDLAKSLIVFAYNHQEVNNLLENDIVASSAAFKYKKFSLYDEALQWYKDNQSVIQASEESLIRVPVIHFSS; translated from the coding sequence atgataaaaattaggTGCACAATATGGGCCGGCTCCTTGCCCTTTAATAGAAGGTTTCTAAGCATTGATAGTCTAAATAATAATACTACCATTAATGAGTTTTTGAATACATTTTACAGGGATCTAGAGGATAGAGAATCTTTTTTACATGATTTACACGGGGGTATAGAATATGATGATGGTCATATGTTTAAGTCTCAAGTTATTAACTTATTGAATgataaaaagaaagatggtagaaTATACCTAACGGAAATAGAGTTACATAAGTTAcaaatgaatattgaagatctaACCATGCAATTCGATGAATATAGTATATTTAAAGAGAGTCATAACATAATTAAGATATTGGTTGGAAATGATCTTATATGCGCTAAATCTTATTTGTATAAATATCTTCCTCTAAGTGTTTATAATAGTACTATTGCGCAGTTTGGTCAATATACGCTGGAGGCTATCATTGTATATGTCCTAGGGTTGTTGTACAACTGTATTCAAGAGTCTTCGGTTGTGAGGGTAGTTACATTGATAGAGAAGCTAGATAGCACTGTTCGAACACAAgctaatataataaataagaaaaatcttGTTAGTAAAACTGCAACAAGTAGTAAGGAAGGTGGTATAAAGCGAAAAAGGGGTAATAAATATGAGATAGGTATAAGATTGCTCGAGTTCATGATAGAAAGACAATTGATCTATATTGAGACCTTTATCGCTGATGGTAAGAAAGCTGTTGTGAAAGAGAAAGGAAAGGGGTATTTAGAATCCAATTTATTCGCTGtatgtaattttaaattaagtCTTCTCCCGTTGAAACTCAATCTTCCAATGGTTTGCAAGCCGAAAGATTGGGAACTCAAATCGGATGTTGATAAAACAAAACCTATGATGTTATCGGATATGAGAGGTGGTTACTTAAGCGATCCTACGTTAGATATATATAATAGGTTGAGTCTTATATCATCCCGTAACCTAAGCAATTTTAATATAGAATTACATGATTCAAAGTATAAGGAATTGTGCTTTATATTGAATGGACTTCAGAATCAAGGatttaagattaataaaataatgttgGAGTTCATTAAAAGAAATCGTGCTACTTTAGAAAAATTAGGTTATCTTATGTCTAGAAAACTAATACACGTTAATCTGAAAGAAGCCTACGATTATCTAAGGATCTCATATTTCAAGAATAATGCTATACAAAAAGTATGTGGCCTTAGTTTTCTCTTTAAGGACTTAGCTACGCGGTTGCAGGCTGCTAGGTATGAAGATTCAATAATCAGGCTTGCGTCCGCATACGACGATTATATCTTTTATTTGCCTGCATTTATGGACTTCCGTGGTAGAATCTACCGCTCTGGTATCTTGCATTTTCATGAGCGTGATTTAGCTAAAAGTCTCATAGTCTTTGCTTATAATCATCAAGAAGTAAACAACCTGTTGGAAAATGACATAGTTGCATCTTCTGCTGCCTTTAAGTATAAGAAATTCTCTCTTTATGATGAGGCTCTTCAATGGTATAAGGATAACCAGAGTGTGATTCAAGCTTCTGAGGAGAGTTTAATAAGAGTGCCAGTGATCCATTTCAGTTCATAG